A region from the Lysobacter sp. BMK333-48F3 genome encodes:
- a CDS encoding NADP-dependent oxidoreductase codes for MSAAERRDIASSAAPPQVKAVVYERHGGAEVLRAIDLPMPQAGAGEVRIRVRAAGVRPRDIALRAGRAAAPGAFPRRLGNEFAGVVDQVGDGVEGLKPGDEVLGWAVAMSYAEVLTVPAEQVVHKPPSMSWAVAGALASTGQTALAALRALELQAGETLLVRGAAGGIGSVAVQLARAWGVRVIGSAAPADHDYLRSLGATAIDEDETAPARLRALAPDGVDAVFDALGAAATPAWSDSGAAPPRVVGLHDAPRRPRQRARTPCASERSRAGLIELVSAHLRHGLLVRVREMFPLARAAEAHRAVEREPARGKVVLMVYQTAPSESFA; via the coding sequence ATGAGCGCCGCCGAACGCCGCGATATCGCCTCCTCCGCCGCACCGCCGCAGGTCAAGGCGGTGGTCTACGAACGCCATGGCGGCGCCGAAGTGTTGCGCGCGATCGACCTGCCGATGCCGCAGGCCGGCGCCGGCGAGGTGCGGATCCGGGTCCGCGCGGCCGGCGTGCGCCCGCGCGACATCGCCCTGCGCGCCGGCCGCGCCGCAGCGCCCGGGGCGTTCCCGCGCCGGCTCGGCAACGAATTCGCCGGCGTGGTCGACCAGGTCGGCGACGGCGTCGAAGGCCTGAAGCCCGGCGATGAAGTGCTGGGCTGGGCGGTGGCGATGAGCTATGCCGAGGTGCTGACCGTGCCGGCCGAACAGGTGGTGCACAAGCCGCCGAGCATGTCCTGGGCGGTCGCCGGCGCGCTGGCCTCGACCGGCCAGACCGCGTTGGCCGCATTGCGCGCGCTGGAACTGCAGGCGGGCGAAACCCTGCTGGTCCGCGGCGCCGCCGGCGGCATCGGCAGCGTCGCCGTGCAGTTGGCCCGCGCCTGGGGCGTGCGGGTGATCGGCAGCGCCGCGCCGGCCGATCACGATTATCTGCGCTCGCTGGGCGCGACGGCGATCGACGAGGACGAGACTGCACCGGCGCGCTTGCGCGCCCTGGCGCCCGACGGCGTCGATGCGGTGTTCGACGCGCTAGGCGCCGCAGCCACGCCGGCCTGGTCGGATTCCGGCGCAGCGCCGCCGCGCGTGGTCGGCCTGCACGACGCGCCGCGCCGGCCTCGCCAGCGTGCGCGCACGCCGTGCGCCAGCGAGCGCAGCCGGGCCGGCCTGATCGAACTGGTCAGCGCCCATCTGCGCCACGGCCTGCTGGTGCGGGTGCGCGAGATGTTTCCGCTGGCCCGCGCCGCCGAAGCGCATCGCGCGGTCGAACGCGAGCCGGCGCGCGGCAAGGTGGTGCTGATGGTCTACCAGACCGCGCCGTCGGAGTCGTTCGCATGA
- a CDS encoding DUF1993 domain-containing protein: MTISMYSASVPVLRQMLGSLSTILQRAQEHAGERGIDPDAYLQARLFPDMFPLLRQVQIACDFAKGVSARLADVEVPSYPDDERDFAELQARIAKTLAFIDGLEPALFEGAEDRDVVLRPGTPKERRFGGQDYLVRYGLPQFFFHVTTAYAILRHNGLAIGKRDYMGEH; encoded by the coding sequence ATGACGATTTCGATGTATTCCGCTTCGGTGCCGGTGCTCCGGCAGATGCTCGGCAGCCTGTCGACAATCCTGCAGCGCGCGCAGGAGCATGCCGGCGAACGCGGCATCGATCCGGACGCCTATCTGCAGGCGCGGCTGTTTCCGGACATGTTCCCGCTGCTGCGCCAGGTCCAGATCGCCTGCGATTTCGCCAAGGGCGTGAGCGCGCGCCTGGCCGATGTCGAAGTGCCGTCCTACCCGGACGACGAGCGCGATTTCGCCGAACTGCAGGCGCGCATCGCCAAGACCCTGGCCTTCATCGACGGCCTGGAACCGGCGCTGTTCGAAGGCGCCGAAGACCGCGACGTGGTGCTGCGTCCCGGCACGCCGAAGGAACGCCGCTTCGGCGGCCAGGATTACCTGGTCCGTTACGGCCTGCCGCAGTTCTTCTTCCACGTCACCACCGCTTACGCGATCCTGCGCCACAACGGCCTGGCGATCGGCAAGCGCGACTACATGGGCGAGCACTGA
- a CDS encoding Ig-like domain-containing protein — translation MLSKSIKGPVVLCLSLFAVGIAGGAPNPMLSSLAMSAASFAGAAAAVERGVSDLDRYRPLAAADLVTNSVDGAAATVALRGSIGDGSQLQYSIVEAPSHGVVRLQDGRATYTPDPGFEGVDTYVYRVHSGQASVDAVVAVTAIGGSAMPRAVAAL, via the coding sequence ATGTTGTCCAAGAGTATCAAGGGGCCCGTCGTGTTGTGCCTGAGCCTGTTCGCGGTCGGCATCGCCGGTGGCGCCCCGAACCCCATGCTGTCGTCGTTGGCGATGTCGGCCGCGTCCTTCGCCGGCGCCGCCGCAGCGGTCGAACGCGGCGTGAGCGACCTGGATCGCTACCGGCCGCTCGCCGCCGCCGACCTGGTCACCAACAGCGTCGACGGCGCCGCCGCTACGGTCGCCCTGCGCGGTTCGATCGGCGATGGCTCGCAGTTGCAATACAGCATCGTCGAAGCGCCCAGTCACGGCGTGGTGCGGCTGCAGGACGGCCGCGCGACCTATACGCCCGATCCGGGTTTCGAAGGCGTCGACACCTACGTCTACCGCGTGCACAGCGGGCAGGCTAGCGTCGATGCGGTGGTCGCGGTGACCGCGATCGGCGGCAGCGCCATGCCGCGCGCCGTGGCGGCCTTGTAG
- a CDS encoding GNAT family N-acetyltransferase: protein MSLRAARDDDMAWLRRHYHQRRAAEFAPLGWPAAALDAFLDQQFALQHQHYTRYYADAQFLIVERDAAPIGRLYLLRRAPEHLLVDIGLDANQRGQGLGAALIAAAQDDAAASGRGLRLHVEHGNDAARRLYQRLGFEHEENLPTHAAMRWRAREPVATD, encoded by the coding sequence GTGAGCTTGCGCGCGGCCCGCGACGACGACATGGCCTGGCTGCGCCGGCATTACCACCAGCGGCGCGCCGCGGAGTTCGCGCCGCTGGGCTGGCCGGCGGCGGCGCTGGACGCGTTCCTGGACCAGCAATTCGCCCTGCAGCACCAGCATTACACCCGCTACTACGCCGACGCGCAGTTCCTGATCGTCGAACGCGATGCGGCGCCGATCGGGCGGCTATACCTGCTGCGCCGCGCGCCGGAGCACCTGCTGGTCGATATCGGCCTGGACGCGAACCAGCGCGGCCAGGGCCTGGGCGCGGCGCTGATCGCGGCCGCACAGGACGACGCCGCCGCATCGGGACGCGGCCTGCGCCTGCATGTCGAGCACGGCAACGACGCGGCGCGGCGCCTGTATCAACGGCTGGGCTTCGAACACGAGGAAAACCTGCCGACCCACGCCGCGATGCGCTGGCGCGCGCGCGAGCCGGTCGCCACGGACTGA
- a CDS encoding tail fiber protein: MSEPFIGQIQLFGFNFPPRGWAFCNGATLAIQQNTALFSLLGTQYGGNGQTTFQLPNFANRAACEQGQGPALTDRTIGETFGSNSVTLTTQQMPQHTHTMQIYNQNDVSKRQASPAVGNALGSPVASAFFNGAANAPFPPTVVQPAGGGQPHENRQPYLAMNFCIALQGVFPSFG; this comes from the coding sequence ATGTCCGAACCTTTCATCGGCCAGATCCAACTGTTCGGCTTCAACTTCCCGCCGCGCGGCTGGGCGTTCTGCAACGGCGCCACCCTGGCGATCCAGCAGAACACCGCGCTGTTCTCGCTGCTCGGCACTCAGTACGGCGGCAACGGCCAGACCACGTTCCAACTGCCCAACTTCGCCAATCGCGCCGCCTGCGAGCAAGGCCAGGGGCCGGCCCTGACCGACCGCACCATCGGCGAGACCTTCGGCAGCAACAGCGTGACCTTGACCACGCAGCAAATGCCGCAACACACCCACACGATGCAGATCTACAACCAGAACGACGTGAGCAAGCGGCAGGCGTCGCCGGCCGTCGGCAACGCCCTGGGCAGCCCGGTGGCTTCGGCCTTCTTCAACGGCGCGGCCAATGCGCCGTTCCCGCCCACCGTGGTCCAGCCCGCCGGCGGCGGCCAGCCGCACGAGAACCGCCAGCCCTACCTGGCGATGAACTTCTGCATCGCCCTGCAGGGCGTGTTCCCCTCGTTCGGTTGA
- a CDS encoding tail fiber protein, with amino-acid sequence MSEPYVGEIRMFGFGRVPTGWFACDGSLYPISEYEVLFVLLGTTYGGDGQTTFAVPDLRGRAPVHFGNGQGLSPYVIGQRGGNENVTLISNQMPQHTHTMVATTLLSTANQPGSTVELGALSGDTMYLTDIASLPPIPQAAAAVTPAGGSQPHDNLMPTLTVQFCIAWAGIFPSQN; translated from the coding sequence ATGAGCGAACCTTACGTCGGCGAGATCCGCATGTTCGGATTCGGCCGTGTTCCCACCGGCTGGTTTGCCTGCGACGGCAGCCTCTACCCGATTTCCGAGTACGAAGTCCTGTTCGTCCTGCTCGGCACCACCTACGGCGGCGACGGCCAGACCACTTTCGCCGTGCCCGATCTGCGCGGACGCGCGCCGGTGCACTTCGGCAACGGCCAGGGCCTGAGCCCCTACGTGATCGGCCAGAGGGGCGGCAACGAAAACGTCACCCTGATCTCGAACCAGATGCCGCAACACACCCATACGATGGTCGCGACCACCCTGCTGTCGACGGCGAATCAGCCCGGCTCGACGGTCGAGCTCGGCGCGCTCAGCGGCGACACCATGTACCTGACCGACATCGCCAGCCTGCCGCCGATTCCGCAGGCGGCCGCGGCGGTCACGCCGGCCGGGGGCAGCCAGCCGCACGACAACCTCATGCCCACCCTCACGGTGCAGTTCTGCATCGCCTGGGCCGGCATTTTCCCGTCGCAGAATTGA
- a CDS encoding tail fiber protein, whose amino-acid sequence MTEVFLGQIIMGGFNFPPKGFAFCNGQLLAIAQNQALFSLLGTQYGGNGQTNFALPNLQGRTPVGFGNSVDPGWNPSPYNIGEIGGTENVTLLSTQMPTHTHGLVGTDGTANVRAARDALYAKSTLSMYANTNGAQVPLSAAVLSQQGGTQPHPNLQPYLAINFCIALVGIYPSRN is encoded by the coding sequence ATGACAGAAGTATTCTTGGGACAAATCATCATGGGGGGGTTCAACTTCCCTCCGAAAGGCTTCGCCTTCTGCAACGGCCAGCTTCTGGCGATCGCCCAGAACCAGGCCCTGTTCTCGCTGTTGGGGACGCAGTACGGCGGCAACGGCCAGACCAACTTCGCCTTGCCCAACCTGCAGGGACGCACCCCGGTCGGGTTCGGCAACTCGGTCGACCCGGGCTGGAATCCCTCGCCCTACAACATAGGCGAGATCGGCGGGACCGAGAACGTCACCCTGCTCAGCACGCAAATGCCGACCCACACCCACGGCCTGGTCGGCACCGACGGCACCGCCAACGTACGCGCCGCGCGCGACGCGCTTTACGCCAAATCCACCCTGTCGATGTACGCCAACACCAACGGTGCGCAGGTGCCGCTGTCGGCAGCCGTGCTCAGCCAGCAAGGCGGCACCCAGCCCCATCCGAACCTGCAGCCCTATCTCGCCATCAATTTCTGCATCGCCCTGGTCGGCATCTACCCGTCGCGCAACTGA